GTGCTGGAGTTGGTGCTTTGGTTGGGGGTGCTGGAGCAGGTGTTGGGGGCTTATATGGGGGTGTAGGGGCCTTGACTGGAGGTGCCGGTGCGGGAGTAGGGGGTTTATATGGGGGAGTAGGAGCCTTGGTTGGTGGTGCTGGTGCTGGGGGCTTATATGGTGGAGTAGGAGCCTTGGTTGGTGGCGCAGGAGCTGGGGGCTTATATGGTGGAGTAGGAGCCTTGGTTGGTGGCGCAGGAGCTGGTGGTTTATATGGTGGAGTGGGGGCCTTGGTTGGGGGTGCTGGAGTTGGGGCCTTGTACGGCGGTGCCGGAGTGGTGGGAGGCTTAACGGGTGGAGCAGGGATAGGTGCCTTCACTGGAACAGGAGCAGCATACTTAATCTGAACAGTGATATGCAACAAATTTAGCAAAGTTCCATTTACAGACTATGGTCTTATGCACCACAATGGCTAACAGCATTCAGTATGAAAAATACAAGAAAGACATtatccaataaaaataaaataaaacaagaatCAGATTGTTTCAAAAGAACCAAGTTTTAAATTGTTACAACCTAGACAAGACAAAACAGTAAAATAAATGTTTGAAAAATCACCTCAGTCTTCTCTCCCACTTCATTGGAAGCaacctacaaaaaaaaaaaaagagagagagagagttggATAAACATCAAGAACTAAAAACTCTGTGGTTAAGTCAAAAGATGAGAAAGGAATTAGTCATACTGTTGTTGAGACAAGCAGAAAAGTGGCCAATAGTAACAGCAGCAGAGCTTTGAAAGCCATTGGTAAGAGCTCACACTACCCTTTGGTGCATTGGTCAGACACTGGGTTGTGGTTTAAATAGAGATTGCAGCTGCTATTTACTTGGTCCAATAAATGCTACTTGCCAGCTTCACCAGATCACTGACGCCTTAGTTAAAGAaggtatttggtaattaaattgagttaaattcaaattttatttaaaaaacattaaagtttttattttattcaattcaatccaaccaCCTTGTTAATTTAAAAGTTAGCCCTCTGCCCAAGGACTGTGTCTGCTAAAGTGGTGCTTTATCAAATAAAACACAGCCATTTCATATCCATATTTAATTAACCGACACACAAAATCCGACCATTCGAGACTTCGGGTCATAAGCTTGCCTGATTATgtttaagattatataatatgatatcCATGTATTTACTAACTTGAATGAAGTGGAAGTTCATTTATTTGtcagattaaatttaaaatgtggagttaaaatttttaaaaagttttatccGAATATTATTTAGTTAGGATATAATTAGGTTTATCTGTCGTAAAATGGATATAGACACTTATAAATATACGAATAAAGaagatgttaaattttttttaaatttttatattaagtaCATTAATTCCTCTAAAAAAACTGAAGTAATTTAATCTCTaccaatttaaaaaatgaatacttAGAGACAATTAATGACATCATTAAAGTTTTTCATCATTCAAAAAACTGAAGTTaattttcaaagtttaaacatcttcttttatatatatatatataagataattatatatttagaattgggatcaatttgatagaatctgtaaatattaaaagcttaatttattattatatcaataaaaaaattatgtacaattaatGAAACACATTATTTATCATgattgattattttgatttttgtgagAGATCAATTTAGGGttttttacattaataatatgaaaacaattaattatgaaaatggggCAAAAAGCAAACTATTCATGATAATAGGttattttaaatagtaaaatgcGGTGTTGTCAATGTATTAGTCGACACCAcctcaaaaaaataatattttaataaaaataaataaaataacaattaaataataatatcttaATTTCAAAAGGAGTGGTATCCagtattttaatttcaaaaggagtGCCGCCAAACATGTAGCGATACCTTTTTCACATGTActttgtttttgtattttatacatttttaaataaactttatt
The Gossypium hirsutum isolate 1008001.06 chromosome A07, Gossypium_hirsutum_v2.1, whole genome shotgun sequence genome window above contains:
- the LOC121202833 gene encoding extensin gives rise to the protein MAFKALLLLLLATFLLVSTTVASNEVGEKTEIKYAAPVPVKAPIPAPPVKPPTTPAPPYKAPTPAPPTKAPTPPYKPPAPAPPTKAPTPPYKPPAPAPPTKAPTPPYKPPAPAPPTKAPTPPYKPPTPAPAPPVKAPTPPYKPPTPAPAPPTKAPTPAPAPPTKAPTPHISPQFLHLQLSHQQLQHRLTSHQVHHCRLLGQKRIASHYVDKGANYTQGLTYA